One segment of Tamandua tetradactyla isolate mTamTet1 chromosome 13, mTamTet1.pri, whole genome shotgun sequence DNA contains the following:
- the ZDHHC16 gene encoding palmitoyltransferase ZDHHC16 isoform X1, translating to MRSQRSLLLGPARLCLRLLLLLGYRRRCPPLLRGLVQRWRYGKVCLRSLLYNSFGGSDTAIDAAFEPIYWLVDNVIRWFGVVFVVLVIILTSSIVAIAYLCVLPLILQTYSVPRLCWHFFYSHWNLVLIVFHYYQAITTPPGYPPQGRNDIAAVSICKKCIYSKPARTHHCSICNRCVLKMDHHCPWLNNCVGHFNHRYFFSFCFFMTLGCVYCSYGSWDLFREAYAAIEKMKQLDKNKLQAVANQTYHQTPPPTFSFRERVTHKSLVYLWFLCSSVALALGALTIWHAVLISRGETSIERHINKKERRRLQAKGRVFRNPYNYGCLDNWKVFLGVDTGRHWLTRVLLPSSHLPHGNGMSWEPPPWVTAHSTSVMAV from the exons ATGCGGAGCCAGAGGAGCCTGCTGCTAGGCCCAGCCCGTCTCTGCTTGCGCCTGCTTCTGCTCCTGGGCTATAGGCGCCGCTGCCCACCTCTGTTGCGGGGTCTGGTGCAGCGCTGGCGCTATGGCAAGGTCTGCCTGCGCTCCCTGCTCTACAACTCCTTTGGGGGCAGCGACACTGCTATCGATGCTGCCTTTGAGCCCATCTACTGGCTGGTGGACAACGTGATCCGCTGGTTTGGGGTG GTGTTCGTGGTGCTGGTGATCATATTGACCAGTTCCATTGTGGCCATCGCCTACCTATGTGTCCTTCCCCTCATTCTCCAAACCTACTCAGTGCCACGACTCTGCTGGCATTTCTTCTATAGTCACTGGAATCTGGTGCTGATTGTCTTCCATTACTACCAGGCCATCACCACTCCACCTGGATACCCACCCCAG GGTAGGAATGATATCGCAGCTGTCTCCATCTGTAAAAAGTGCATTTACTCCAAGCCAGCCCGAACACACCACTGCAGCATCTGCAATAG GTGTGTGCTGAAGATGGATCATCACTGCC CCTGGCTAAACAACTGTGTGGGCCACTTTAACCACCGGTACTTCTTCTCCTTCTGCTTTTTCATGACTTTGGGCTGCGTCTACTGCAGCTACGGAAGCTGGGACCTTTTCCGAGAGGCTTATGCGGCCATTGAG AAAATGAAACAGCTCGACAAGAACAAACTACAGGCTGTTGCCAACCAG actTATCACCAGACCCCACCACCCACCTTCTCCTTTCGAGAAAGGGTAACTCACAAGAGTCTTGTTTACCTCTGGTTCCTGTGCAG TTCTGTGGCACTTGCCCTGGGTGCCCTTACTATATGGCATGCTGTTCTCATTAGTCGAGGTGAAACTAGCATTGAAAGGCACATCAACAAGAAGGAGAGACGTCGGCTGCAGGCCAAGGGCAGA GTATTTAGGAATCCTTATAACTACGGCTGTTTGGACAATTGGAAGGTATTCCTGGGTGTGGACACAGGAAG gCATTGGCTTACTCGGGTGCTGTTACCTTCTAGTCACCTACCCCATGGGAATGGAATGAGTTGGGAACCCCCTCCCTGGGTGACAGCTCACTCCACCTCTGTGATGGCAGTTTGA
- the ZDHHC16 gene encoding palmitoyltransferase ZDHHC16 isoform X3, which produces MRSQRSLLLGPARLCLRLLLLLGYRRRCPPLLRGLVQRWRYGKVCLRSLLYNSFGGSDTAIDAAFEPIYWLVDNVIRWFGVVFVVLVIILTSSIVAIAYLCVLPLILQTYSVPRLCWHFFYSHWNLVLIVFHYYQAITTPPGYPPQGRNDIAAVSICKKCIYSKPARTHHCSICNRCVLKMDHHCPWLNNCVGHFNHRYFFSFCFFMTLGCVYCSYGSWDLFREAYAAIEKMKQLDKNKLQAVANQTYHQTPPPTFSFRERVTHKSLVYLWFLCSSVALALGALTIWHAVLISRGETSIERHINKKERRRLQAKGRALAYSGAVTF; this is translated from the exons ATGCGGAGCCAGAGGAGCCTGCTGCTAGGCCCAGCCCGTCTCTGCTTGCGCCTGCTTCTGCTCCTGGGCTATAGGCGCCGCTGCCCACCTCTGTTGCGGGGTCTGGTGCAGCGCTGGCGCTATGGCAAGGTCTGCCTGCGCTCCCTGCTCTACAACTCCTTTGGGGGCAGCGACACTGCTATCGATGCTGCCTTTGAGCCCATCTACTGGCTGGTGGACAACGTGATCCGCTGGTTTGGGGTG GTGTTCGTGGTGCTGGTGATCATATTGACCAGTTCCATTGTGGCCATCGCCTACCTATGTGTCCTTCCCCTCATTCTCCAAACCTACTCAGTGCCACGACTCTGCTGGCATTTCTTCTATAGTCACTGGAATCTGGTGCTGATTGTCTTCCATTACTACCAGGCCATCACCACTCCACCTGGATACCCACCCCAG GGTAGGAATGATATCGCAGCTGTCTCCATCTGTAAAAAGTGCATTTACTCCAAGCCAGCCCGAACACACCACTGCAGCATCTGCAATAG GTGTGTGCTGAAGATGGATCATCACTGCC CCTGGCTAAACAACTGTGTGGGCCACTTTAACCACCGGTACTTCTTCTCCTTCTGCTTTTTCATGACTTTGGGCTGCGTCTACTGCAGCTACGGAAGCTGGGACCTTTTCCGAGAGGCTTATGCGGCCATTGAG AAAATGAAACAGCTCGACAAGAACAAACTACAGGCTGTTGCCAACCAG actTATCACCAGACCCCACCACCCACCTTCTCCTTTCGAGAAAGGGTAACTCACAAGAGTCTTGTTTACCTCTGGTTCCTGTGCAG TTCTGTGGCACTTGCCCTGGGTGCCCTTACTATATGGCATGCTGTTCTCATTAGTCGAGGTGAAACTAGCATTGAAAGGCACATCAACAAGAAGGAGAGACGTCGGCTGCAGGCCAAGGGCAGA gCATTGGCTTACTCGGGTGCTGTTACCTTCTAG
- the ZDHHC16 gene encoding palmitoyltransferase ZDHHC16 isoform X2 yields MRSQRSLLLGPARLCLRLLLLLGYRRRCPPLLRGLVQRWRYGKVCLRSLLYNSFGGSDTAIDAAFEPIYWLVDNVIRWFGVVFVVLVIILTSSIVAIAYLCVLPLILQTYSVPRLCWHFFYSHWNLVLIVFHYYQAITTPPGYPPQGRNDIAAVSICKKCIYSKPARTHHCSICNRCVLKMDHHCPWLNNCVGHFNHRYFFSFCFFMTLGCVYCSYGSWDLFREAYAAIETYHQTPPPTFSFRERVTHKSLVYLWFLCSSVALALGALTIWHAVLISRGETSIERHINKKERRRLQAKGRVFRNPYNYGCLDNWKVFLGVDTGRHWLTRVLLPSSHLPHGNGMSWEPPPWVTAHSTSVMAV; encoded by the exons ATGCGGAGCCAGAGGAGCCTGCTGCTAGGCCCAGCCCGTCTCTGCTTGCGCCTGCTTCTGCTCCTGGGCTATAGGCGCCGCTGCCCACCTCTGTTGCGGGGTCTGGTGCAGCGCTGGCGCTATGGCAAGGTCTGCCTGCGCTCCCTGCTCTACAACTCCTTTGGGGGCAGCGACACTGCTATCGATGCTGCCTTTGAGCCCATCTACTGGCTGGTGGACAACGTGATCCGCTGGTTTGGGGTG GTGTTCGTGGTGCTGGTGATCATATTGACCAGTTCCATTGTGGCCATCGCCTACCTATGTGTCCTTCCCCTCATTCTCCAAACCTACTCAGTGCCACGACTCTGCTGGCATTTCTTCTATAGTCACTGGAATCTGGTGCTGATTGTCTTCCATTACTACCAGGCCATCACCACTCCACCTGGATACCCACCCCAG GGTAGGAATGATATCGCAGCTGTCTCCATCTGTAAAAAGTGCATTTACTCCAAGCCAGCCCGAACACACCACTGCAGCATCTGCAATAG GTGTGTGCTGAAGATGGATCATCACTGCC CCTGGCTAAACAACTGTGTGGGCCACTTTAACCACCGGTACTTCTTCTCCTTCTGCTTTTTCATGACTTTGGGCTGCGTCTACTGCAGCTACGGAAGCTGGGACCTTTTCCGAGAGGCTTATGCGGCCATTGAG actTATCACCAGACCCCACCACCCACCTTCTCCTTTCGAGAAAGGGTAACTCACAAGAGTCTTGTTTACCTCTGGTTCCTGTGCAG TTCTGTGGCACTTGCCCTGGGTGCCCTTACTATATGGCATGCTGTTCTCATTAGTCGAGGTGAAACTAGCATTGAAAGGCACATCAACAAGAAGGAGAGACGTCGGCTGCAGGCCAAGGGCAGA GTATTTAGGAATCCTTATAACTACGGCTGTTTGGACAATTGGAAGGTATTCCTGGGTGTGGACACAGGAAG gCATTGGCTTACTCGGGTGCTGTTACCTTCTAGTCACCTACCCCATGGGAATGGAATGAGTTGGGAACCCCCTCCCTGGGTGACAGCTCACTCCACCTCTGTGATGGCAGTTTGA
- the ZDHHC16 gene encoding palmitoyltransferase ZDHHC16 isoform X4 translates to MRSQRSLLLGPARLCLRLLLLLGYRRRCPPLLRGLVQRWRYGKVCLRSLLYNSFGGSDTAIDAAFEPIYWLVDNVIRWFGVAITTPPGYPPQGRNDIAAVSICKKCIYSKPARTHHCSICNRCVLKMDHHCPWLNNCVGHFNHRYFFSFCFFMTLGCVYCSYGSWDLFREAYAAIEKMKQLDKNKLQAVANQTYHQTPPPTFSFRERVTHKSLVYLWFLCSSVALALGALTIWHAVLISRGETSIERHINKKERRRLQAKGRVFRNPYNYGCLDNWKVFLGVDTGRHWLTRVLLPSSHLPHGNGMSWEPPPWVTAHSTSVMAV, encoded by the exons ATGCGGAGCCAGAGGAGCCTGCTGCTAGGCCCAGCCCGTCTCTGCTTGCGCCTGCTTCTGCTCCTGGGCTATAGGCGCCGCTGCCCACCTCTGTTGCGGGGTCTGGTGCAGCGCTGGCGCTATGGCAAGGTCTGCCTGCGCTCCCTGCTCTACAACTCCTTTGGGGGCAGCGACACTGCTATCGATGCTGCCTTTGAGCCCATCTACTGGCTGGTGGACAACGTGATCCGCTGGTTTGGGGTG GCCATCACCACTCCACCTGGATACCCACCCCAG GGTAGGAATGATATCGCAGCTGTCTCCATCTGTAAAAAGTGCATTTACTCCAAGCCAGCCCGAACACACCACTGCAGCATCTGCAATAG GTGTGTGCTGAAGATGGATCATCACTGCC CCTGGCTAAACAACTGTGTGGGCCACTTTAACCACCGGTACTTCTTCTCCTTCTGCTTTTTCATGACTTTGGGCTGCGTCTACTGCAGCTACGGAAGCTGGGACCTTTTCCGAGAGGCTTATGCGGCCATTGAG AAAATGAAACAGCTCGACAAGAACAAACTACAGGCTGTTGCCAACCAG actTATCACCAGACCCCACCACCCACCTTCTCCTTTCGAGAAAGGGTAACTCACAAGAGTCTTGTTTACCTCTGGTTCCTGTGCAG TTCTGTGGCACTTGCCCTGGGTGCCCTTACTATATGGCATGCTGTTCTCATTAGTCGAGGTGAAACTAGCATTGAAAGGCACATCAACAAGAAGGAGAGACGTCGGCTGCAGGCCAAGGGCAGA GTATTTAGGAATCCTTATAACTACGGCTGTTTGGACAATTGGAAGGTATTCCTGGGTGTGGACACAGGAAG gCATTGGCTTACTCGGGTGCTGTTACCTTCTAGTCACCTACCCCATGGGAATGGAATGAGTTGGGAACCCCCTCCCTGGGTGACAGCTCACTCCACCTCTGTGATGGCAGTTTGA